TGTGCattaaatttgtatatatttaGACCATAAATCTAAATATATCTACATGAAATTAGTTTAGGTAATTATTTTCCATAATATAATTTTCCAAAATCAATAGAGGTTGCCTAATGCTACAAAATCAATAAACTTGCCCATAATCCCGCGAAACGCAACCAACAAGCAACAAAACGGCCAGCAAAGGAGAAATGAATATACCGCCTCCCGAAACAAGGCTAACTAACAACTTGTTTTGTATTgtagttaaaatttatttttaaagaatatactaatttctatttaaaaaaaaaaagaatatactattttttaagtgttactGAAAAAAGACGAGTTGATTTAGagtttttttatattgaaaatgtataaatttaatttaaaataattttgtattaaTATATTCCAAGTGATCCATacatttttaagtaaaaataagTCTAAATTTACTTTTGATAGAAAGGtcaaataagtttaattttaatattttggcTGAATAAATCCACAACTtcacattaataataaaatattatttttataaatgttaaatgttaaataatattaatatggagaattaaagaaatttatatgactaaaaaattaaaattaaacttatttgaTCATGAGGAAAAGTCCTCTGGACAAATTTCCCATTTTTAAACTTAGATTAAACTACAATGACAAATAGACTTATAACACTGAATTTATCAGAGCCGCCGCTCGCTTGCTTTTCGCCTGCCATGGCACGCCCCTCACCCCACCCCACCCCACCCCCACAAACTCTTCGGCCGTGAATTACCGTAAAGGCTTACGTAACAGCTCTCTGTCAAAAGGTAATGATGCTCTGAAATTGACATTGCCCTAGCACACCCATTCCTTGCCAACTCGGTAAACTAAGAGGCCTTAATCCGACTCCAATCCAGATCCCACCCAACTTTAAGAAAatggaaaacaaaaaaaaaaaacctcagcATATCATATTGGAACTGGTGACAGTCCCCATTATAGCAAAAGCAAACGATGGAGATTTAAGCATTAGTCTTTGGCTAGTTCCATTAATATGGAACCGAGGATGTTATTTGCATAACAAAGAGCTATTTACACAAACTTCAAGAATGGAGTTAAAAGCTCCGAACATGACACAATCCTGGACAtctgaaaatataaatttatacaaGTAACGGGTTTGCAGAAGAcaacattaataaaatattcaggtcTCCAAtgattacaattttattttgcaCCGCTCATGGACAGATCTTGTGCTGCTGAAGTTATTGATTCTTCAGTGTGATCAAACTCACCTGCAGCTGCAGATAATATCTGGCAGTTAGCATCTCCTTGCTCTCTTAAATTTACTTTCTTATACCGTTACTTTGTGGTTTCTAAGGTATCATTGACCTCCTTACAGTCTCTGATCATGCAACTTATTATTGGTATAAAGCCTATAGCTTCTTCcggttttgatataatttttatatcattcagagaatcagaaaaaaaatttcCAACTTCCAAATAAGTTGGTCAACAATGTTATGCCGGCAAAATATACATTAAAAGCAAGCACTTGATCCTACCAGGAGGAATATGCAGGGGCAGAAATAAAACTTTATCTTTGTGCCTGAAGATGAAtgctaaaaaagaaaataaaattttcacaaaAATGTAGGGATGAAAAAGGTCTTTTCCTTTttgaaattgataaaaattaaaaagtatgtAAGGTACCAATATCATATAAAAGTCGAAGGAAAGCATAAAAATATTTGGAGGGGAATTTAACTCATGTATAGGTAAGTTGTGAGTAAataatgtgttttttttttttgggatggGGGTGGGGGGGTGGGGGGGAAGGTGGAAACAAAGGTAGAAACAAATCTCTATGAAATGCTTGAATCGTAATTACCGTTTGCACCTTTCTCATTCTGCTTGAACTTTCAAACAGCATACAGCCTTATAACCTGGTCGATATTGGCACGGCACACAGGGCAACCCCATTTCTTTGCTTTGATCTCCTTTAAACAAGACATACAACCAACCATATGGCCACATGGGATGCACGCCCCCTCAACTGGAGCATCCAAACATATAGTGCAGGATGAAGAACCaccattctctttcttttcgcCTGTGCTAGCTGCTAAGTTATCCACAGGAGGGGAACACATATCAATAGGACTAGAATCAATCGATGGATAATGAATTGGACCATCTTCTACAATCTCATCTATGATGGATGGAGCTGATGGGACTGAATCAGGGGCTTGAGTTGCTGTCTGCACAGTAGAGATGTCGCTGTTCTGGATCTGGTGCTGAGTTGGATTGCCACTAGGGCCAGCTTCATGTGCAGCCCACATACTACCAGTTGcttttgaaggaagaacactttGACTGCCAGCATTCACGGGCTCATTCCAACTGGTGGAAGCACTTGCTCCACCAGAGTGAGCATCAATAATTGGTGCCTCTGCCATGGCAGACTGGATAGAGGCATTGAGTGCCATTGCTAATTCTAACTCTTCTGCAGATGGAGGAGCTGTCGCTTGAACTGTTGAAGACACAGGATTATGCAGAAAAGCAGGAGGATGCATTGCCTGCAATATTCAAATATTCGCATTACATAATGCCATAACAAACAGGGCTTCTGAATTTAAAGGATTGAAGCTTGCAATATTTTAGCAGAGGACATCTGAGCTAAAAAAAGTAGACAATGAAGATTAACCAAAAAGATGTATATTTCCTGTGGACCATTaagttttctacttttataataTGCAGGCACCAACTAGTAGCAACTACACAACTACCAAGAGCAACTTCCTTGCATGTCATCTTGAAGTAAAACATACTCTTGGAAGGCTTGATGCTAGAAAGAATTATGGAATAAGAAAAAATCAATGAAGAAGcaacaataaattatttctACACATATAACAATAGGGCACTActgataattttattagaagGCCCTTATCACAAAAACGTCAGAATTTTAAGTATGAGTCACCACTTGTGCAATGAAAATACCAGAAAGCCCACAACTCTCAGAGGTTTTGAACATTACACTTTTCTCAAAGACTCTCAAGCAAGGATGTAGGTAAGCAAATCAGCAATGCTTCAATTTCAAATGGATTCTGAACAGATAAACATAACTTCTCAATGGCGTGGTTAGATAAAGGAATGTATTACTTTAAACTTCATTTTAGCCTTCAGCAAGTTGTcacaaataacaaaatacaaTGTTCCAGTCTTTCCAAGTATTTATATGACAAATCAGGTTTGGACATATCCAAGGACTTCCCTTTTCCACATTAAATAGCTAGCTTGGTCCAGACATTTTTCTTTGCCACAAACCAGAAAATTGTTAATGTTTGTTTGACAAATCATAAAAAGCTTAATGCTGGGGACTACTTTCTTCACACATGCAATGCTGGAATGGTAAACTGATGGTCTAAGATTGGCAAAgcttcaattttttataatctGAAATGAAAGTGTTTGAATACTTCAGCATTAAATTTTTGGGTATATGGGTTTTACATCTAAGGAGATCCCCATGTTGATCTAAAAATCCATCTGTTTTATCATTATGAACAatgattttcattttcattttcaaatttgtGATGCAAAGTTACTCAAACAAATTCCCAGAAAAGGTGCCTTACAAAGTCTTCTTTCTTTCCAAACGCCTCCATCAGTTGCTCATTGGAAAAGAACAATGATTCTTTACAAGCATGGAAATTCTAATACTACCAAAAAAATTCCTCAAAAGAAATTATGGAAGTGAAACTACATCCACATGCACTTCTGGATCAGCAAATTGCCATAATAGCTCTCTATTGCTTTATGAACTAAGGAAGAGTAACAACTGTACAAAGTGCAATTTGTACCTGTGGAATTCCTTTGCATGCATCACAGAACCACTGAAGCTGCTGCTTATCACCCTCATTTGCAGGTGCAAGTCTAACGCGTGTCTCTAACAAGACAATGTACTAAGTGGGGTCACAACAATCATAATATCAGAATAATTTCAATATAGTAAAAAACTCCCTTAGCTATCTGACAAATATTTCAAATTGGAGGCTGGAGCAATGCAAAGGATACACTATACGTCCCCACTGTTCATTTGGATCATCTCTAATTCTTTATNNNNNNNNNNNNNNNNNNNNNNNNNNNNNNNNNNNNNNNNNNNNNNNNNNNNNNNNNNNNNNNNNNNNNNNNNNNNNNNNNNNNNNNNNNNNNNNNNNNNNNNNNNNNNNNNNNNNNNNNNNNNNNNNNNNNNNNNNNNNNNNNNNNNNNNNNNNNNNNNNNNNNNNNNNNNNNNNNNNNNNNNNNNNNNNNNNNNNNNNNNNNNNNNNNNNNNNNNNNNNNNNNNNNNNNNNNNNNNNNNNNNNNNNNNNNNNNNNNNNNNNNNNNNNNNNNNNNNNNNNNNNNNNNNNNNNNNNNNNNNNNNNNNNNNNNNNNNNNNNNNNNNNNNNNNNNNNNNNNNNNNNNNNNNNNNNNNNNNNNNNNNNNNNNNNNNNNNNNNNNNNNNNNNNNNNNNNNNNNNNNNNNNNNNNNNNNNNNNNNNNNNNNNNNNNNNNNNNNNNNNNNNNNNNNNNNNNNNNNNNNNNNNNNNNNNNNNNNNNNNNNNNNNNNNNNNNNNNNNNNNNNNNNNNNNNNNNNNNNNNNNNNNNNNNNNNNNNNNNNNNNNNNNNNNNNNNNNNNNNNNNNNNNNNNNNNNNNNNNNNNNNNNNNNNNNNNNNNNNNNNNNNNNNNNNNNNNNNNNNNNNNNNNNNNNNNNNNNNNNNNNNNNNNNNNNNNNNNNNNNNNNNNNNNNNNNNNNNNNNNNNNNNNNNNNNNNNNNNNNNNNNNNNNNNNNNNNNNNNNNNNNNNNNNNNNNNNNNNNNNNNNNNNNNNNNNNNNNNNNNNNNNNNNNNNNNNNNNNNNNNNNNNNNNNNNNNNNNNNNNNNNNNNNNNNNNNNNNNNNNNNNNNNNNNNNNNNNNNNNNNNNNNNNNNNNNNNNNNNNNNNNNNNNNNNNNNNNNNNNNNNNNNNNNNNNNNNNNNNNNNNNNNNNNNNNNNNNNNNNNNNNNNNNNNNNNNNNNNNNNNNNNNNNNNNNNNNNNNNNNNNNNNNNNNNNNNNNNNNNNNNNNNNNNNNNNNNNNNNNNNNNNNNNNNNNNNNNNNNNNNNNNNNNNNNNNNNNNNNNNNNNNNNNNNNNNNNNNNNNNNNNNNNNNNNNNNNNNNNNNNNNNNNNNNNNNNNNNNNNNNNNNNNNNNNNNNNNNNNNNNNNNNNNNNNNNNNNNNNNNNNNNNNNNNNNNNNNNNNNNNNNNNNNNNNNNNNNNNNNNNNNNNNNNNNNNNNNNNNNNNNNNNNNNNNNNNNNNNNNNNNNNNNNNNNNNNNNNNNNNNNNNNNNNNNNNNNNNNNNNNNNNNNNNNNNNNNNNNNNNNNNNNNNNNNNNNNNNNNNNNNNNNNNNNNNNNNNNNNNNNNNNNNNNNNNNNNNNNNNNNNNNNNNNNNNNNNNNNNNNNNNNNNNNNNNNNNNNNNNNNNNNNNNNNNNNNNNNNNNNNNNNNNNNNNNNNNNNNNNNNNNNNNNNNNNNNNNNNNNNNNNNNNNNNNNNNNNNNNNNNNNNNNNNNNNNNNNNNNNNNNNNNNNNNNNNNNNNNNNNNNNNNNNNNNNNNNNNNNNNNNNNNNNNNNNNNNNNNNNNNNNNNNNNNNNNNNNNNNNNNNNNNNNNNNNNNNNNNNNNNNNNNNNNNNNNNNNNNNNNNNNNNNNNNNNNNNNNNNNNNNNNNNNNNNNNNNNNNNNNNNNNNNNNNNNNNNNNNNNNNNNNNNNNNNNNNNNNNNNNNNNNNNNNNNNNNNNNNNNNNNNNNNNNNNNNNNNNNNNNNNNNNNNNNNNNNNNNNNNNNNNNNNNNNNNNNNNNNNNNNNNNNNNNNNNNNNNNNNNNNNNNNNNNNNNNNNNNNNNNNNNNNNNNNNNNNNNNNNNNNNNNNNNNNNNNNNNNNNNNNNNNNNNNNNNNNNNNNNNNNNNNNNNNNNNNNNNNNNNNNNNNNNNNNNNNNNNNNNNNNNNNNNNNNNNNNNNNNNNNNNNNNNNNNNNNNNNNNNNNNNNNNNNNNNNNNNNNNNNNNNNNNNNNNNNNNNNNNNNNNNNNNNNNNNNNNNNNNNNNNNNNNNNNNNNNNNNNNNNNNNNNNNNNNNNNNNNNNNNNNNNNNNNNNNNNNNNNNNNNNNNNNNNNNNNNNNNNNNNNNNNNNNNNNNNNNNNNNNNNNNNNNNNNNNNNNNNNNNNNNNNNNNNNNNNNNNNNNNNNNNNNNNNNNNNNNNNNNNNNNNNNNNNNNNNNNNNNNNNNNNNNNNNNNNNNNNNNNNNNNNNNNNNNNNNNNNNNNNNNNNNNNNNNNNNNNNNNNNNNNNNNNNNNNNNNNNNNNNNNNNNNNNNNNNNNNNNNNNNNNNNNNNNNNNNNNNNNNNNNNNNNNNNNNNNNNNNNNNNNNNNNNNNNNNNNNNNNNNNNNNNNNNNNNNNNNNNNNNNNNNNNNNNNNNNNNNNNNNNNNNNNNNNNNNNNNNNNNNNNNNNNNNNNNNNNNNNNNNNNNNNNNNNNNNNNNNNNNNNNNNNNNNNNNNNNNNNNNNNNNNNNNNNNNNNNNNNNNNNNNNNNNNNNNNNNNNNNNNNNNNNNNNNNNNNNNNNNNNNNNNNNNNNNNNNNNNNNNNNNNNNNNNNNNNNNNNNNNNNNNNNNNNNNNNNNNNNNNNNNNNNNNNNNNNNNNNNNNNNNNNNNNNNNNNNNNNNNNNNNNNNNNNNNNNNNNNNNNNNNNNNNNNNNNNNNNNNNNNNNNNNNNNNNNNNNNNNNNNNNNNNNNNNNNNNNNNNNNNNNNNNNNNNNNNNNNNNNNNNNNNNNNNNNNNNNNNNNNNNNNNNNNNNNNNNNNNNNNNNNNNNNNNNNNNNNNNNNNNNNNNNNNNNNNNNNNNNNNNNNNNNNNNNNNNNNNNNNNNNNNNNNNNNNNNNNNNNNNNNNNNNNNNNNNNNNNNNNNNNNNNNNNNNNNNNNNNNNNNNNNNNNNNNNNNNNNNNNNNNNNNNNNNNNNNNNNNNNNNNNNNNNNNNNNNNNNNNNNNNNNNNNNNNNNNNNNNNNNNNNNNNNNNNNNNNNNNNNNNNNNNNNNNNNNNNNNNNNNNNNNNNNNNNNNNNNNNNNNNNNNNNNNNNNNNNNNNNNNNNNNNNNNNNNNNNNNNNNNNNNNNNNNNNNNNNNNNNNNNNNNNNNNNNNNNNNNNNNNNNAATAAAATTAGTATTGAACTTAGTCAGCTTCTCGTTTTCGAGCaatacaaatttttttaaaaaaaatacataaacaaTAAGCAAAATTTTAGATATGAAAATTGGAAAATTCAATTTGAATAcagtttaatattataaaaacaaGTGAATGGACTTTTGATCTCATGTCTAAGCTTCCAATTGCTAATAGATTCAGCAATTCGAAGGTTTATTGGTTAAAAGTCTGTCTTTTCACAAAGGACACCTCTTCTATCTTTTTTCTGATTTCTTTTACAAAAGATATGTttagcatgataaaatataaaataaaaatataaaaaaaaattaaaattaaaattaaaatttaatccatTTAATCtatacaataatattttaaatattatattaaaatagataATCTAATGAATATGCACtaattaaaagtaatatattaagtattataaattttaatttaaaccgaTAAGTAATTTTAAagaactattttttttaaaataatgtaaattaatttattgaacaatttgttcaaaatttaaaaataaatggaatatgtttatatttttgcatcaattatataaattattaattattaaaaattctaacAAAAGTTTTACTATATgattaggaaaaaaaattaaaagttgcattatattattaaaaatattataataaataattcgtGTGCAAGCAAACAACTCAGTTGCATTGTGGTTTCacagagatttgaatttgaagtATGATCGTTTTCATGCAGAAGAAATCTCAACAGTAGTTGCTTAAATTAGCGTGGCCATGTTTTATGGAGAAGCTGCCGCAGTAAATATTTATAAGCTctgtttgaaattaaaaattcactaggatttaatttaatagatttttttattaaatctattaaagtgcaaaaagattctcttcaaaaaaattattttttttcctaaatttaatcttttttctttaattataaaaaatattttctgctaAATGTCCCAAACaccaaaaaaatatgaaaaaatcatGAAACAAATGTAGACTTAATTACCCAAGCAAATTTATTATTCTCTTCCAatgaaaaagattaaaaaaaaaaaaacaaagacatACTCTTTCTCAGGAGGAAATGAAGATAAAAGAATACATGACCAGGAGAAAAGAAACCAGAAAGAAGTCTTTGATAGCTTAGCTTGTAATCCAGTCCTGGTTGGTGCATAGAGGTGCCTATAAGTTAGCTGCTTTGGCTTTCTAAGCAGCCAATAATTCAAACCTAGCACATAGTTAGGTGAAGATGAGATCATGCACAGAAGTTAATTGACATCTAATACTAATTCGTTCAAAACACAAAATTCCCTCTccatatagatatatataattAGCTCTGACTAGAATTTGAAATTAAGAGCTCTCAGTTCCAAAAACAAGTCAAATGCCGAAGAATGCTAATAAGACGAAGAATgctgaatttttcttttttttttttaagaagaaGAGTGTTGAATATTCATCTCTTCAAGAAACTGTTGCTAGCATTTCTCTTctaataaaatactttaaaaaatgGAAATCATATACAAAAACTCATTGTACGTGTATGTATAACATGGTTATACTATGTAGAGTGAAAGATAGGACTGAGAAACACCATCTGTATAAGCATTCTGCTCTTATAATTCATTGTTTTTATTACTGAATTAACATAATTCATGtgtttttttttacatatataattttGGTAGACGAATTAATTAATGAGAAAGATTGTCTTCTTCCAAACTGAAATTCTAAATCAATCTGTTCATGTCCTTCACAATGAACAAACTAAATTTGCACTGTTCATGTGATAATGGATTCTCACATATTTAATGATATATATCCCAACTTTAGGGGAAATCCAAACACATGATGATGGGACACAGCAAAGATACCATTCAAAGACAAAGATCCATAAAAATACCTGGAATGCTAAGATCAAAgcctttaaaagaaaagaaaatttgctaattacaaaaaaaaaagtgaaatttaGCTGCATGGACTCCATTTAAGATGCACACCACAATTGTCAAGACTTAAAATCAATTTCGCAGGGTTTCTGCTGTTTATTCACCCTCTATATGTACACAAGTTCTGGCATATCCATGCCGCTGAGAGAAAAGCAACAGCAGCAGAAAGCAAAAGGAGAGGAGAAAACAAAATAGGACAGAGACTACCATGAGTAATACCAAAAATGAACAAAGTATACAAATTTAGTGCTTCACAAATCTGACGCAGGATCCTTTTTTGCAAATAATATCTAAATGATTTGCCAATATCCATCATATAAACAAAGTGGGAAAATGGaggaaagaaataaaagaaggaaaaaaagacACACATGACACAACAGCACATCCAAATCTATTTCTCGTCACCTTTCCAGCTACATATCCGAGAGAAATAGGCAAACATGTTCATCAACAGCTACCTCTCTGTGATCCCTACTATTACTGCTACTGCTACGACTACAGAAAATATATAACATGTGGTTCCCAATAATATCCATGCTCATTACTTAACTATCTAGAGagttcatcaaaacccataagaGATATCGCACCATATGATGCAACAAAGATAACATTACCAGCTCATAGTCATGCCTGTTGCATATAAAACTATGAAAGAGCAgtttgtaatgagttttatcctCAATCTTGTTCTTCGATTGAAATGGGTGGCAGCAGTAATACTTACTCATGATCATCGCTTGTATCAGTGGTCGCTGATGCTGGTGGTGGCGCCATCACTAACGCAGGATTCTGTTGCTGTTGATGTGGGggtctctttctttcttcttctcgtAGCTAATCCCTCGAGCTTTAGATTGGGAATCTCTAACTTCACGTAGATAAAGCCTAACAGCACGAGCCCCGAAAGGGTTGTTCTCTGGCTTTCCCCCGTGCTCTTCAAAGGCAGCACGGAGGCGACCAATAAGAGCGTCAAGGCTACCCCAGGCCTGGCGCAGAGGACAAGGGCAAGGCGCAGGGGGATTTGGGTGGCCAAAGAAGGGGACAGAGTTGGGTATGGACTTTGGTTTTCCCAAACTGGTCTAGATAGCGCAAGAATTCCAGTACGTGCGCCCCGCTGCACCGGGAGAGGGAGAGTGGGGGCCGGTGGTTGCGGAGGTATTGCCGAAGGTGTTCCAGTCTCGCCGCTTTTGGTTCTCGTAGCGGCTAAGATTAGAGGTGGAGGAAATTGGGGAAGAGGAGGCAACAGTCGCGGTGGTGTTGCCGGTTGTGGAGGTGAGCGGGAGTGCGATGGATGTGGAGTCAAATTCTTGAAGGGagtccatatatatatatatagaaaatggGTCTTGACTCTTGAGCGTTCTTGGAGAGGCTTATGAGGTGATACTGAAGGATTTTGCTCtacaaagagagagaaagaaagaagtaAGAAAAGCCGATATATAGTTTGTTAACAGCAAGATTTCAGAATGGATTTGATGATCCCATAAGAGTAATAAAACAGATAGCTAGCTGCTAAAGAATTGAGAAAGATCTTGATCATCAATGGTATTTGAATTTTAGCTATAGATCAAGACTGCCATTAGAGAGGCAGAGGAACTAATTTTAATGGAAGATGGAAAACAATAGAGACAATATCCATACGATGATACATAGACTCAcagggaagggaaaagagagaTTAAAACTACAGAGTCTGATTGTTTGAGGTTTCTTTTAAATCTCATGTTATGGTCAAAATCCTAGAAACCCTTGAAAGGGTGATGATAGTGGTAGGCTTTCTAACTTTGTTACCTGCAAGTTTGGCACATATAATTTTCACTAAAAAAGGGGAAGCAAATGAACTCTCCAGTCCGGAGTGGCTAAGTGGAAGGAGCCTTGGCTTGTTTAGGGTTGCAATTGAAAGAGGAAGAGGTGGACAGTAGAGAGAGTGAGAGATGTGATAGATGAAGACAGCATAAAGGtgaaatagttaaaaaaaaaaaattataa
The genomic region above belongs to Manihot esculenta cultivar AM560-2 chromosome 3, M.esculenta_v8, whole genome shotgun sequence and contains:
- the LOC122723295 gene encoding putative E3 ubiquitin-protein ligase XBAT35 encodes the protein MHPPAFLHNPVSSTVQATAPPSAEELELAMALNASIQSAMAEAPIIDAHSGGASASTSWNEPVNAGSQSVLPSKATGSMWAAHEAGPSGNPTQHQIQNSDISTVQTATQAPDSVPSAPSIIDEIVEDGPIHYPSIDSSPIDMCSPPVDNLAASTGEKKENGGSSSCTICLDAPVEGACIPCGHMVGCMSCLKEIKAKKWGCPVCRANIDQVIRLYAV